From the Excalfactoria chinensis isolate bCotChi1 chromosome 1, bCotChi1.hap2, whole genome shotgun sequence genome, one window contains:
- the RRP7A gene encoding ribosomal RNA-processing protein 7 homolog A, producing the protein MAAAEPRVAVTAPPGYTALAVKFGARQRSPHYLLVKEHRVREGPADTHPPQRTLFVLNVPPYCSPDALSRLFARCGAVQSVDLRDKPGPGEKAEKLTSKFFTKRMATGFRVAYVVFRKPAAVQAAKALSQKGPLLISTESHPVKTGISKWIARYADSIVDREELKAEVDAYMEDYDKMVAEEEAKAAKEEGVPDEEGWVKVTRKGRKPGLPRTEAANLRVLEREKRKKARKELLNFYAWQHRETKREHIAQLRKKFEEDKQRIALMRAQRKFRPY; encoded by the exons ATGGCGGCCGCCGAGCCGCGTGTGGCCGTGACGGCGCCGCCGGGATACACGG CTCTGGCGGTGAAGTTCGGGGCGCGGCAGCGCTCGCCTCACTACCTCTTGGTGAAGGAGCACCGGGTGCGGGAAGGGCCCGCAGACACCCACCCGCCGCAGCGCACCCTCTTCGTCCTCAACGTCCCGCCGTACTGCAGCCCG GATGCGCTGTCCCGGCTCTTCGCCCGCTGTGGGGCCGTGCAGTCTGTGGACCTCCGTGACAAACCGGGACCgggagagaaggcagaaaaactCACGTCCAAGTTCTTCACCAAAAGAATGGCAACG GGATTTCGAGTTGCATACGTGGTGTTCAGGAAACCAGCTGCTGTCCAGGCAGCCAAGGCCCTATCACAGAAAGGTCCCTTGTTGATATCAACAGAGAGTCACCCTGTGAAAACTGGCATTAGCA AGTGGATCGCCAGATACGCAGACTCCATAGTGGATAGAGAAGAACTGAAGGCTGAAGTGGATGCCTACATGGAAGACTATGACAAAATGGTAGCAGAG GAAGAAGCCAAAGCGGCCAAGGAGGAGGGTGTACCAGATGAGGAGGGCTGGGTGAAGGTAACACGGAAGGGCCGCAAGCCTGGCCTGCCCCGGACAGAGGCTGCCAACCTGCGGGTGCTGGAGAGGGAGAAGCGGAAAAAGGCCCGCAAAGAGCTGCTCAACTTCTATGCCTGGCAGCATCGCGAGACCAAGAGAGAGC aTATTGCCCAGTTGAGGAAGAAGTTTGAGGAGGACAAGCAGAGAATTGCACTGATGCGAGCCCAGCGCAAGTTTAGGCCAtactga